A window of the Syntrophothermus lipocalidus DSM 12680 genome harbors these coding sequences:
- the cybH gene encoding Ni/Fe-hydrogenase, b-type cytochrome subunit: MKEMELRHPIWIRVFHWMNMISITLLMLTGYYIHAPLHFRIFSSMDHARMLHFAMAYVLCVGVIGRVYYAIVTGDWKNILFNPIPDIKNLPSMLKYYLFMSDSHPDYGKYNPGQKMMYSGWLFMALIQIITGFVLYKPDLFPSLGAFLGGLVAVRVIHYIVTWLFALSVVVHVYLDVSEGIPVLMSMFTGKMPKGFHHAETEHAGK, translated from the coding sequence ATGAAAGAAATGGAGCTCAGGCATCCCATCTGGATCCGGGTTTTTCACTGGATGAACATGATATCCATTACTCTTCTGATGCTTACGGGGTACTACATCCATGCTCCTCTACATTTCCGAATTTTCAGCAGCATGGATCACGCCCGGATGCTGCATTTTGCCATGGCTTACGTACTGTGTGTCGGGGTGATAGGCCGGGTATACTATGCCATAGTAACAGGTGATTGGAAGAACATTCTTTTCAACCCGATACCCGATATCAAGAACTTACCCAGCATGTTGAAGTACTACCTTTTCATGTCCGACAGCCACCCTGACTACGGCAAGTACAACCCGGGGCAGAAGATGATGTATTCCGGATGGTTGTTCATGGCCCTAATCCAGATTATCACTGGTTTTGTCCTCTATAAACCCGATTTGTTCCCATCCTTGGGAGCTTTTTTGGGTGGCCTGGTGGCGGTTAGGGTTATTCACTATATAGTGACCTGGTTGTTTGCCCTGTCGGTGGTAGTGCACGTGTACCTGGATGTTTCTGAAGGAATACCGGTGCTCATGTCGATGTTTACTGGCAAGATGCCGAAAGGGTTTCACCACGCCGAGACGGAACACGCCGGTAAATGA